The proteins below come from a single Parachlamydiales bacterium genomic window:
- a CDS encoding DUF3987 domain-containing protein, which yields MATAVQGKYRVKVKPDYFEPVNIWTCVALPPGNHKTAVLGVLTQTLMEWENHQRILLEPVIVKMVIDKRKANWRYLFSSSIGR from the coding sequence ATTGCCACGGCTGTACAGGGCAAATATCGCGTTAAGGTTAAACCTGATTATTTTGAGCCTGTGAATATCTGGACTTGTGTGGCACTTCCTCCTGGAAATCACAAAACAGCTGTTTTAGGCGTTTTAACTCAAACCTTGATGGAATGGGAAAATCATCAACGCATACTGCTTGAACCTGTCATTGTTAAAATGGTTATAGACAAGCGAAAAGCAAATTGGAGATATCTGTTCTCCAGTTCGATAGGTAGGTAA